In Stutzerimonas stutzeri, a genomic segment contains:
- a CDS encoding sensor domain-containing diguanylate cyclase translates to MTTENPPSLATVLDLMLDAVCVVDADGRFVYVSAACERIFGYTQDEMIGRAMINMVAPEDRERTLEAAKQVMSGQLSLHFENRYIRKDGQRVDIMWSARWSEDDQLRVGVARDITQRKHFESLQAAVYAISEAAHNTADLAALFEQIHLIIGSLIPSPNFFVALNTLGIGSPMFPYHKTSGDPTQLPFESAAALCTEVTRTGQALLLNAQNDQVCSNLKTIADTNRFCWLAAPLLTRQGSLGALLLSDAAQNATYRERDRELLQFVANQVATAIERKQLHARLERMAQYDELTGLPNRAFLFDRLKTALARARRNDESISLLYLDLDRFKQINDSHGHSVGDLLLQAFARRLVQHTREVDTVARMGGDEFVVLLENSPSRADAMVVVSNIRDAMQVPMELARLSLVVQPSIGVACYPEDGTDEASLLKHADEAMYQEKRD, encoded by the coding sequence ATGACGACAGAGAATCCCCCATCCCTGGCTACCGTCCTTGACCTGATGCTCGACGCCGTCTGCGTCGTCGATGCCGATGGCCGCTTCGTCTATGTCAGCGCCGCATGCGAGCGCATCTTCGGGTATACCCAAGACGAAATGATCGGTCGCGCGATGATAAACATGGTGGCTCCCGAAGACCGTGAGCGCACATTGGAAGCAGCCAAGCAGGTGATGTCAGGTCAGCTCAGCCTGCATTTCGAGAACCGCTATATCCGCAAGGATGGTCAGCGGGTGGATATCATGTGGTCGGCCCGCTGGTCCGAGGATGACCAGCTGCGAGTTGGCGTTGCGCGAGACATTACCCAGCGCAAACATTTCGAATCGCTGCAAGCGGCGGTGTACGCCATATCCGAAGCGGCGCACAACACCGCCGATCTTGCCGCCCTGTTCGAGCAGATTCATCTGATCATCGGAAGTCTCATCCCGTCACCCAATTTTTTCGTGGCCTTGAACACGTTAGGTATCGGCTCGCCAATGTTTCCTTATCACAAAACCAGTGGCGATCCGACGCAGCTACCTTTTGAGTCTGCCGCCGCGCTCTGCACGGAGGTCACACGTACCGGACAGGCGCTGCTGCTGAACGCCCAGAACGATCAGGTTTGCAGCAATCTCAAGACGATCGCCGACACGAACCGGTTCTGCTGGCTGGCTGCGCCGTTATTGACGCGCCAGGGCAGTCTCGGCGCCCTCCTGCTCAGCGATGCGGCGCAGAACGCGACGTATCGCGAGCGCGACAGGGAGCTGTTGCAATTCGTCGCCAATCAGGTCGCCACGGCCATCGAACGTAAACAGTTGCATGCCCGCCTGGAGAGGATGGCTCAGTACGATGAACTCACCGGTTTACCAAACCGCGCTTTCCTCTTCGACCGGCTGAAAACCGCCCTGGCACGGGCACGTCGCAACGATGAGTCGATTTCGCTGCTTTACCTCGATCTGGACCGGTTCAAGCAGATCAATGACAGTCATGGTCACAGCGTTGGCGATCTGTTGCTGCAAGCCTTCGCCCGGCGGCTCGTGCAACACACCCGGGAGGTGGATACGGTTGCGCGGATGGGCGGCGATGAGTTCGTCGTACTGCTGGAGAACAGCCCATCAAGAGCCGATGCGATGGTGGTCGTCAGTAATATCCGGGACGCCATGCAAGTACCTATGGAGCTTGCGCGCCTGAGTTTGGTGGTTCAGCCGAGTATCGGCGTGGCCTGTTACCCAGAGGACGGCACCGACGAAGCCTCGTTGCTCAAGCATGCGGACGAGGCCATGTATCAGGAGAAGCGAGATTAG
- a CDS encoding LemA family protein — protein sequence MSPSAVVALVVLFLVAAYAVVLYNGLVRLKHGVSKAWSNIDVLLRQRHDELPKLVEACKQYMQHERNTLEQVVAARNAVASAREQGDVGALGQAETGLRAGLGRLFALAENYPELRANESFRHLQQRISGLEGGIADRRELYNESVNLNNVRIEQFPDVLLARAFGFREAELLQFSEAERADVDLKPLFG from the coding sequence ATGAGCCCGAGCGCTGTGGTTGCACTGGTTGTGCTGTTTCTAGTCGCTGCTTATGCGGTGGTTCTCTACAACGGTCTGGTGCGGCTCAAGCACGGCGTCAGCAAGGCTTGGTCGAATATCGACGTGCTGCTGCGCCAGCGCCACGACGAGCTGCCGAAACTGGTGGAGGCCTGCAAGCAGTACATGCAGCACGAGCGCAATACCCTGGAGCAGGTCGTCGCGGCCCGCAATGCGGTGGCGAGCGCGCGCGAACAGGGCGATGTTGGTGCGTTAGGGCAGGCTGAAACCGGGCTGCGCGCCGGTCTGGGACGGCTATTTGCGTTGGCTGAAAACTATCCCGAACTGCGCGCCAACGAGAGCTTTCGGCACCTGCAGCAGCGCATCAGCGGATTGGAGGGCGGCATCGCCGACCGCCGAGAGCTGTATAACGAGTCGGTCAACCTGAACAACGTACGCATCGAGCAGTTTCCCGATGTGCTGCTGGCGCGCGCCTTCGGCTTCCGAGAGGCCGAATTGCTGCAGTTCAGCGAGGCGGAGAGAGCTGACGTCGATCTCAAACCGCTGTTCGGCTGA
- a CDS encoding GIDE domain-containing protein: protein MLFSAVAVGLCLMGGWLWIHRWSKLRHLLDTPTSKIRSAAQGYVELTGVLRDLPDMPPMLAPLTAKPCLWWRYRIEEYRASGKRSSWRVVEQGSSENLLRLCDATGDCLIDPRGAEVLPARRDRWTGDPRHPRGLPVRGVLDWLTGSRQYRYTEERLHADEPLYAIGDFRTAGGGRQGLDLQTAQGQVIREWKENYAGLLQRFDNNRDGQLDQAEWSRVRLAAGLEAERRHRLASAQQAQHRLVRPSEHLPFVLSTHGEEVLARRYRWHAAGGAALCLLGAVILASRLAG from the coding sequence ATGCTGTTCAGCGCTGTGGCGGTCGGCCTGTGCCTGATGGGGGGCTGGCTATGGATCCATCGCTGGTCGAAGCTGCGCCATCTGCTGGACACACCTACCTCGAAGATTCGCTCGGCAGCGCAGGGCTACGTCGAACTTACCGGGGTGCTGCGAGACCTGCCCGATATGCCGCCGATGCTGGCGCCTCTTACGGCCAAACCCTGTCTCTGGTGGCGCTACCGTATCGAGGAATACCGTGCCAGTGGCAAGCGCAGCAGTTGGCGGGTCGTCGAGCAGGGCAGCAGCGAAAATCTGCTGCGTTTGTGCGATGCGACTGGGGACTGCCTGATCGACCCCCGTGGCGCCGAAGTGCTGCCGGCACGACGCGACAGATGGACCGGTGATCCGCGCCATCCCAGGGGCTTGCCGGTTCGCGGTGTGCTCGACTGGCTTACCGGTAGCCGCCAATATCGCTACACCGAAGAGCGGCTCCACGCTGATGAGCCGCTTTATGCGATCGGTGATTTTCGTACCGCAGGCGGCGGCCGGCAAGGGCTCGACCTCCAGACCGCCCAAGGGCAGGTGATACGAGAATGGAAAGAAAATTATGCTGGGTTGCTGCAGCGCTTCGACAACAATCGCGACGGTCAGCTCGACCAGGCCGAGTGGAGTCGCGTGCGTCTGGCAGCAGGGCTCGAAGCGGAACGGCGTCATCGTCTTGCCAGTGCTCAGCAGGCGCAGCACCGTTTAGTCCGTCCCAGTGAGCATCTGCCGTTCGTGCTATCGACCCACGGCGAGGAGGTTCTCGCACGGCGCTATCGCTGGCATGCGGCCGGCGGGGCTGCGCTATGCCTTTTGGGTGCGGTGATTCTGGCGTCCCGGTTGGCCGGATGA
- a CDS encoding TetR/AcrR family transcriptional regulator, whose product MSSIRERNKELILRAASEEFAEKGFAASKTSDIANRAGLPKPNVYYYFKSKENLYREVLDSIVEPLLQASAPFNQPGEPADVLRAYIRTKIRISREHACASKVFASEIMHGAPHLPVERAAQLNAQASHNVACIQGWIDRGLMAAVDPNHLMFSIWAATQTYADFDWQITTVTGKAKLDDADYEAAAETIIRMVIKGCEVTEAASVN is encoded by the coding sequence ATGTCCAGTATCCGCGAGCGCAACAAAGAACTGATCCTGCGCGCTGCCAGCGAAGAGTTTGCCGAAAAGGGCTTCGCCGCCAGCAAAACCAGTGACATCGCCAACCGCGCCGGGCTGCCCAAGCCCAACGTCTACTACTATTTCAAAAGCAAGGAAAACCTTTACCGCGAGGTGCTCGACAGCATCGTCGAACCGCTGCTCCAGGCGTCCGCTCCGTTCAATCAGCCCGGCGAACCGGCCGATGTGCTGCGTGCCTACATCCGCACCAAGATCCGCATTTCACGCGAGCACGCCTGCGCATCGAAAGTATTCGCGAGCGAAATCATGCATGGCGCCCCGCATCTGCCGGTCGAAAGGGCCGCGCAATTGAACGCCCAGGCCAGCCACAACGTCGCCTGCATCCAGGGCTGGATCGATAGGGGCTTGATGGCCGCGGTCGATCCGAATCATTTGATGTTCAGTATCTGGGCTGCGACCCAGACCTACGCCGATTTCGATTGGCAAATCACCACCGTTACAGGCAAGGCGAAGCTCGACGATGCGGACTATGAAGCCGCCGCCGAAACGATTATTCGTATGGTCATCAAGGGTTGCGAGGTAACGGAAGCAGCCAGCGTTAATTGA
- a CDS encoding putative bifunctional diguanylate cyclase/phosphodiesterase — MTALRNSLSRKLLRIVLLSALAVGLVLSCAQIIFDAYKSRQLINTEAQRILRMTRDPSTQAIYSLDREMGAQVMEGLFQHESIHKASIGHPGEKPLAYKSRPLMSLPSRWLTDPILGRDQDFAIPLIGRPPYNEYYGDLRITLDTAPYGADFVSTSGVIFVVGILRALVLGLLLYLIYQWQLTRPLTKLIEHLSHINPDRPGERSLPMPKGHERNELGLWVETANRLLAAIEHNMQLRHAAESSLHRLTQYDSLTGLPNRQQLQQQLDNILSEAARLQRRVAVLCLGLDDFKGVNEQYSYQHGDRMLVALAERLRSLSGRVGALARLGGDQFVLVLFGFEQPYEAAELAQKILDDLERPVVLDQQNIRLRATIGITLYPEDGDSTEKLLQKAEQTMTLAKSRSRNRYQFYVASIDSQMRARRELQNDLAEALQRGEFHLVYQPQIDYCLKRITGVEALLRWSHPSGKMIPPDTFIPLAEQNGSIIAIGEWVLDQACRQLSEWHQQGFSDLRMAVNLSTVQLHHAELPDVISNLLGTHRLPPETLELEVTETGLMEDIAAATHNLHSLRRSGALIAIDDFGTGYSSLSYLKSLPLDKIKIDKSFVRDMAADQGDTTIVRAIIQLGKSLGMQVIAEGVETAEQERYLIDEGCNEGQGYYYSKPVPASELVILLRQSLRFEHRFNSEPL; from the coding sequence TTGACCGCATTGCGCAACAGCCTGTCGAGGAAACTGCTCCGAATCGTTCTGCTGTCAGCGCTTGCCGTTGGGCTGGTGCTGAGCTGCGCGCAAATCATCTTCGATGCCTACAAGTCCCGCCAACTGATCAATACCGAGGCGCAGCGAATCCTGCGCATGACGCGTGACCCCTCCACCCAGGCGATCTACAGCCTGGACCGGGAAATGGGTGCGCAGGTCATGGAGGGGTTGTTCCAGCACGAGTCGATTCACAAGGCGTCGATCGGCCATCCGGGGGAAAAACCCCTGGCGTACAAATCCCGGCCACTCATGTCACTGCCCTCACGCTGGCTGACCGACCCGATACTCGGCCGCGACCAGGATTTCGCCATCCCACTGATCGGTCGCCCGCCCTACAACGAGTACTACGGCGACCTGCGCATTACACTCGACACCGCCCCTTATGGCGCAGACTTCGTCAGCACCTCGGGGGTGATTTTCGTCGTTGGCATTCTTCGGGCGCTGGTGTTGGGCTTGCTGCTTTATCTGATCTACCAATGGCAGCTGACGCGACCTCTTACCAAGCTCATCGAGCACCTGTCACACATCAATCCGGACCGTCCTGGCGAACGTTCGCTGCCGATGCCGAAGGGGCATGAGCGAAATGAGCTGGGGCTTTGGGTCGAGACTGCCAACCGCCTGCTCGCCGCCATCGAACACAACATGCAGTTGCGCCACGCCGCGGAAAGCAGCCTGCATCGCTTGACCCAATACGACTCGTTGACGGGACTGCCCAATCGCCAACAACTGCAACAACAGCTCGACAATATTCTCAGCGAAGCTGCCCGACTGCAGCGCCGCGTGGCCGTGCTCTGCCTCGGGCTGGACGATTTCAAGGGTGTGAACGAACAGTACAGCTACCAGCATGGGGACCGCATGCTGGTTGCGTTGGCCGAGCGCCTGCGCAGCCTGAGCGGACGTGTGGGAGCACTTGCACGGCTGGGTGGGGACCAGTTCGTACTGGTGCTGTTCGGCTTCGAGCAGCCGTACGAAGCGGCGGAGCTGGCACAGAAAATACTCGATGATCTGGAACGTCCCGTCGTGCTCGATCAGCAGAACATACGGTTACGCGCCACCATTGGCATCACGCTTTACCCGGAAGATGGCGACAGTACGGAGAAGCTGCTGCAGAAAGCCGAGCAAACCATGACCCTGGCCAAGAGCCGCTCGCGCAACCGTTATCAGTTTTATGTAGCGAGCATCGATAGTCAGATGCGAGCGCGCCGAGAGCTGCAGAACGACTTGGCAGAAGCCCTTCAGCGCGGTGAGTTCCATCTGGTCTACCAGCCGCAGATCGACTATTGCCTGAAACGCATCACCGGTGTCGAAGCACTGCTGCGCTGGTCCCACCCGAGCGGAAAGATGATTCCGCCAGATACTTTCATCCCTCTCGCCGAGCAGAACGGCAGCATCATCGCCATTGGCGAGTGGGTGTTGGATCAGGCCTGTCGGCAGCTGAGCGAATGGCATCAGCAGGGTTTCAGCGACCTGCGCATGGCTGTCAATCTATCCACGGTGCAATTGCACCATGCCGAACTGCCAGACGTCATCAGCAACCTGCTCGGCACCCATCGGCTGCCGCCCGAGACGCTGGAGCTCGAGGTAACCGAAACGGGGCTGATGGAAGACATTGCCGCTGCCACCCATAACCTGCACAGTCTGCGCCGCTCCGGTGCGCTGATTGCAATCGACGATTTCGGCACTGGCTATTCCTCGCTTAGCTACCTGAAGAGCCTGCCGCTGGACAAGATCAAGATAGATAAGAGTTTCGTCCGCGACATGGCCGCGGACCAGGGTGACACAACCATCGTTCGGGCCATCATTCAGCTAGGCAAGAGCCTCGGCATGCAGGTCATCGCTGAAGGCGTGGAAACCGCCGAGCAGGAACGCTATCTCATCGACGAAGGCTGCAACGAAGGCCAGGGTTACTACTACAGCAAGCCAGTACCGGCCTCTGAGCTGGTCATACTGCTGCGCCAATCCCTGCGCTTCGAACACAGGTTCAATTCGGAGCCGCTCTAA
- a CDS encoding spermidine synthase: MKRFELIDTAEIPDDGGALCLFTYGDDFVIKIQGGNGNQLMNTRMHGSEDALAEIPCKRIAQRAQPRVLIGGLGMGFTLASALKHLGDSAEVHVAELVPGLVDWNRGPLGEKSGMPIDDPRTRIRLGDVAAILRDEPQGFDAIMLDVDNGPEGLTRKSNSWLYSSTGLDACARALRPKGMLAVWSASADRAFSQRLTQSGFKAEEVQVFAHGNRGTRHTIWIAEKRN, translated from the coding sequence ATGAAGCGTTTTGAACTGATCGACACCGCGGAAATACCCGACGACGGTGGCGCGCTTTGCCTGTTTACCTACGGTGATGATTTCGTCATCAAGATCCAGGGTGGCAACGGCAATCAGCTGATGAACACCCGCATGCACGGCTCCGAAGACGCCTTGGCGGAGATTCCCTGCAAAAGAATCGCTCAGCGTGCACAGCCACGCGTGTTGATCGGCGGGCTGGGCATGGGCTTTACCCTTGCATCGGCGCTCAAACATCTAGGTGACAGCGCCGAGGTCCATGTCGCCGAACTGGTCCCTGGGCTTGTCGACTGGAACCGCGGCCCGCTGGGAGAAAAGTCGGGTATGCCGATCGACGATCCACGAACCCGTATACGCCTGGGGGATGTCGCTGCCATCCTGCGGGACGAGCCGCAAGGCTTCGACGCAATAATGCTGGATGTGGACAACGGCCCCGAAGGGCTAACCCGCAAGAGCAACAGCTGGCTGTATTCGTCGACCGGGCTCGACGCCTGCGCCCGAGCCCTGCGCCCCAAGGGCATGCTCGCAGTATGGTCGGCCAGCGCCGACCGCGCGTTTTCTCAGCGCCTGACCCAATCGGGTTTCAAGGCCGAGGAGGTCCAGGTATTCGCCCACGGTAACCGCGGCACCCGCCACACCATCTGGATCGCTGAAAAGCGAAACTGA
- a CDS encoding substrate-binding periplasmic protein translates to MKTILAAALLVLSMPVIAEQTYVIGVEQAAFLPHYNGDAQGNYQGFARDLLDSFAADSGLRLVYKVLPADELLPALLDGRVDAKYPDNPNWSGPAKAGRRVHYSQAVVHYVDGVMVAPRRVGRGIDELRRLAVVDGWTPWGYEDRIAANQILLVSSENLPRMVRQALLKDSDGAYYNVVVAAHYLNNVRAKPGALVFDANLPHTRSTFNLSSLNHPELIERFDRYLREQQPAVAALKAQHQVEANLSSDYIGMEQWKVDFLERQKLKRGAGN, encoded by the coding sequence ATGAAAACAATTCTTGCGGCCGCCTTGCTGGTGCTCTCAATGCCTGTGATCGCCGAGCAAACCTACGTAATTGGCGTCGAACAAGCTGCGTTCCTGCCGCACTATAATGGTGACGCGCAAGGCAATTACCAAGGTTTCGCCCGTGACCTGCTGGACAGCTTTGCGGCGGATAGCGGGCTGCGGCTGGTATACAAGGTGCTCCCTGCAGATGAGTTGCTGCCCGCGTTGCTAGATGGGCGTGTCGACGCCAAATACCCGGATAACCCCAACTGGTCCGGGCCCGCCAAAGCAGGGCGTCGGGTGCATTACAGCCAAGCGGTGGTCCATTACGTCGATGGGGTGATGGTGGCGCCGCGACGCGTAGGGCGCGGTATCGATGAACTCAGGCGGCTGGCAGTGGTTGATGGCTGGACGCCCTGGGGCTATGAAGACCGGATCGCCGCCAACCAGATTTTACTGGTCAGTAGCGAAAACCTTCCGCGCATGGTGCGCCAGGCTCTGCTCAAGGACAGCGATGGTGCTTACTACAATGTAGTGGTGGCGGCGCATTACCTGAACAATGTGCGCGCCAAGCCGGGCGCGTTGGTTTTCGATGCCAACCTGCCGCATACGCGCAGTACGTTCAACCTGTCCAGTCTCAACCACCCCGAGCTCATTGAGCGTTTCGATCGTTATCTCAGGGAGCAACAGCCTGCTGTTGCCGCGCTCAAGGCGCAGCATCAAGTAGAGGCGAATCTGTCATCGGACTACATCGGCATGGAGCAGTGGAAGGTCGATTTTCTAGAGAGGCAGAAACTCAAACGCGGCGCCGGCAACTAG